One Phaseolus vulgaris cultivar G19833 chromosome 11, P. vulgaris v2.0, whole genome shotgun sequence genomic window carries:
- the LOC137805829 gene encoding secreted RxLR effector protein 161-like: protein MYAQTCTRPDISFAVGMLGRYQSNPGLHHWKAVKKVLRYLQGTKDHMLTYKRSDHLEVIEYIDSDFAGCVDTRKSTFGYVYLLAGGVISWKSAKQTVIAASTMETEFVACFEATVQANWLQNFVSRLGIVDSIAKPLRIYCDNSVAVFFSKNDKYSKVFFMENLPPIIEI from the exons atgtatgctcaaacttgtacgcgaccagatattagttttgcagttggtatgcttggAAGATACCAGAGTAATCCAGGATTGCATCACTGGAAAGCTgtaaagaaagttttaagatacttgcaaggaacgaaggatcacatgcttacttataaaagatctgATCATCTTGAGGTGATTGAATATATagattcagattttgctggttgtgtggatacacgaaaatctacatttggttatgtgtatcttttagccggaggagtgatttcatggaaaagtgcgAAGCAGACCGTTATTGCTGCATCCACCATGGAGActgaatttgtggcatgctttgaggccacagttcaggctaattggttgcAGAATTTTGTTTCAAgacttggaattgttgacagTATTGCTAAGCCGCtgagaatttattgtgataactctGTAGctgtcttcttttctaaaaacgacaagtattccaaag TTTTCTTCATGGAAAATCTTCCACCCATCATCGAAATATAA